A DNA window from Boseongicola sp. contains the following coding sequences:
- a CDS encoding transcriptional regulator: MILAFGDIEVDPAKGEVRKDGTPIHVAARAMSLLYLLANNASRIVTKDEIIERIWDGRAITDAAISTVVKEARKAIGDDGARQEVIKTIHGQGFRCVADVRILGQALIAASEMPVEPQGTISELGRQGKPSIAVLPFGAFGATDFRDQMGDAIAADLIAALSRLRWVTVTARGSSFRFRQADPDFASIQSLLGVRYVLSGLIDRADPHIGVTVELARTHDGTVIWSDTFSGTVDQVHQIRSDIIGAAIAAMELHVPLSEAEAARIASPENLDAWAEYHIGLQHLYRFNRRDNDIAQERFKRAILQEPGFARAHAGLSFSAFQSAFMSYSDDFDIKKIIESATASAEKSLELDMLDPFGNYCMGRSRWIAGDVEGMQSWMGRSLEISPNFAQGHYGHALSTMLLSEGDQAIAKNQKAMMLSPLDPLHYAMLGVECMSHIAEGRHEEAAVWGDRGARAPGAHYYMSMIAAVSNDLNGNADAAKKWARDAKRRRPDANTQQFFQAFPFATPDQRGKFEQSLKSLGF, encoded by the coding sequence ATGATACTGGCATTCGGTGATATCGAGGTGGACCCCGCGAAAGGGGAAGTGCGTAAAGACGGCACGCCGATCCACGTTGCGGCGCGGGCAATGAGCCTGCTCTATCTTCTAGCCAACAACGCATCCCGGATCGTGACCAAGGACGAGATTATCGAACGCATCTGGGATGGTCGCGCTATTACAGATGCCGCAATCTCGACGGTTGTGAAAGAAGCGCGCAAAGCTATTGGCGACGATGGCGCGCGTCAGGAAGTCATAAAAACCATTCATGGTCAGGGGTTTAGATGCGTTGCCGATGTGCGCATTTTGGGTCAGGCCCTGATCGCCGCAAGTGAAATGCCGGTCGAACCGCAAGGCACCATTTCTGAACTGGGGCGACAGGGGAAACCATCAATCGCCGTTCTGCCCTTTGGGGCCTTCGGTGCCACGGACTTTCGCGATCAGATGGGTGACGCTATTGCGGCCGACCTGATTGCCGCCCTTTCGCGCCTTAGGTGGGTCACGGTCACAGCGCGCGGATCGTCCTTTCGATTTCGTCAGGCTGATCCCGATTTTGCCTCGATCCAATCCCTTCTTGGGGTGCGGTATGTCTTGTCGGGGCTGATAGACCGCGCGGATCCTCATATTGGTGTGACAGTCGAACTTGCGCGCACGCACGACGGCACAGTGATCTGGAGCGACACATTCTCCGGCACGGTTGATCAGGTACATCAAATCCGTTCGGACATCATTGGGGCAGCGATTGCCGCAATGGAACTGCATGTTCCCCTAAGCGAGGCGGAAGCAGCCCGCATCGCCTCTCCGGAAAATCTGGATGCATGGGCTGAGTATCACATCGGCCTTCAGCACCTTTATCGCTTTAACCGCCGTGACAACGACATCGCGCAAGAAAGATTCAAACGCGCGATCCTGCAAGAGCCGGGGTTTGCCCGCGCGCACGCCGGACTTTCCTTCAGCGCGTTTCAATCGGCTTTCATGAGCTATTCTGACGATTTTGACATCAAGAAAATTATCGAAAGTGCGACGGCCAGCGCGGAAAAAAGTCTTGAGTTAGATATGCTTGACCCATTTGGAAATTATTGCATGGGACGTTCGCGTTGGATAGCCGGTGACGTGGAAGGCATGCAATCTTGGATGGGGCGAAGCCTTGAGATTTCGCCGAACTTTGCCCAGGGGCATTATGGACATGCGTTGTCGACAATGCTGCTAAGCGAAGGGGATCAGGCTATCGCCAAGAACCAAAAGGCCATGATGCTCAGTCCGCTGGATCCATTGCACTATGCGATGCTAGGTGTCGAATGCATGTCGCACATTGCAGAAGGGCGCCACGAAGAAGCGGCTGTATGGGGTGACCGCGGAGCCCGTGCACCGGGTGCACATTATTACATGTCGATGATCGCCGCGGTCTCTAACGACCTGAATGGAAACGCGGACGCAGCGAAAAAATGGGCCAGGGATGCTAAACGTCGCAGACCAGACGCCAATACCCAGCAGTTCTTTCAAGCGTTCCCGTTTGCTACACCTGATCAACGCGGCAAGTTCGAGCAATCTCTGAAGTCACTGGGGTTTTAG
- a CDS encoding acyl-CoA dehydrogenase, which translates to MTTKIDLAAILDDIAPAFAKNAAWMDATDGFMGDNYDILRERGILTALIPTDLGGGGATHSEMCAFVRGVAKACPATGLTLAMHSHLVSAAVANDRAGRPGRPLLEKVVANNWILVSTGANDWLSSNGSARKVDGGYLVSGMKPFASGSPKGDVMVTSIAYDDPAEGPMVLHFPLSLKAEGVSTMGDWQTMGMRGTGSETIKIENAFVPDAAIAVKRPRGPYHPAFSVIVTVAMPLIMSAYSGVADAAVEIAMERAKGTDALAHIQAGEMQNLKTTADLAVADMIRLCNDFDFAPSPELARAGLVRKTICANALRDTVAKAMEVAGGSSFYRKYGLERMFRDIQGSQFHPLPEKKQQELTGRIMHGLEPVAKPELDTAKAAA; encoded by the coding sequence ATGACAACGAAAATTGATCTGGCCGCAATACTGGACGATATCGCGCCCGCATTTGCGAAGAACGCCGCCTGGATGGACGCCACTGACGGCTTCATGGGTGACAATTATGACATCCTGCGCGAGCGCGGCATTCTGACGGCACTTATCCCTACCGATCTTGGTGGCGGCGGTGCGACCCACAGCGAGATGTGTGCGTTTGTGCGCGGCGTCGCGAAAGCCTGCCCGGCGACGGGTCTGACACTGGCCATGCATTCGCATCTTGTATCTGCTGCTGTTGCCAACGACCGCGCGGGCCGTCCCGGCCGTCCATTGTTGGAAAAGGTAGTGGCAAACAACTGGATCCTGGTGTCGACGGGGGCAAATGATTGGCTTTCGTCAAATGGGTCCGCACGTAAAGTGGACGGTGGTTACCTGGTCAGCGGGATGAAACCCTTTGCCAGCGGCTCGCCCAAGGGCGATGTGATGGTGACCTCGATTGCTTATGACGACCCCGCAGAAGGCCCGATGGTTCTTCACTTCCCACTGTCGCTGAAGGCCGAAGGCGTTAGCACAATGGGCGACTGGCAAACCATGGGGATGCGCGGGACCGGCTCGGAAACGATCAAGATCGAAAATGCCTTCGTGCCCGATGCTGCAATTGCGGTTAAACGGCCACGCGGACCATATCACCCGGCGTTCAGTGTCATTGTGACCGTGGCGATGCCGCTAATCATGTCGGCTTATTCTGGTGTCGCTGACGCAGCCGTTGAAATCGCAATGGAGCGGGCAAAAGGAACCGACGCTTTGGCCCACATTCAGGCCGGTGAGATGCAGAACTTGAAGACGACTGCTGATCTGGCCGTCGCCGATATGATCCGGCTTTGCAACGACTTCGACTTTGCTCCGTCCCCGGAACTGGCCCGTGCGGGATTGGTGCGCAAAACCATTTGCGCCAATGCGCTGCGCGATACGGTCGCTAAAGCCATGGAAGTTGCCGGAGGGTCGAGTTTCTATCGCAAGTATGGGCTTGAGCGCATGTTCCGCGACATTCAGGGCAGCCAGTTCCACCCGCTTCCTGAAAAGAAGCAGCAGGAACTGACCGGTCGCATCATGCACGGGCTGGAGCCGGTAGCGAAGCCCGAATTGGACACAGCCAAGGCTGCTGCGTGA
- a CDS encoding Rieske 2Fe-2S domain-containing protein, which yields MTPVSVAKISQLPDRKPQYALVGEVDLVVVKFDDEISVFYGRCLHRGALMSDGFVSGKNLMCGVHYWDYRLDSGVSEYANDEALPKFKSWAEGDDLLVDQDEIAAWALDNPQPFNRDAYLGLYADTSHGTEEEPYTGLIQQYARDGLKKVGHHGKVEAMGVPRAELPDWDDIQMLTAQLHKAPLLDEDDVGTEVVIGPNAQKPLRLKIPLFVSDMSFGALSEPAKVALARGAELAGTGICSGEGGMLPEEQEANSRYFYELASSRFGFSWDKLDRVQAFHFKGGQGAKTGTGGHLPGKKVKGKIAEVRGLEPGQDAISPPRFPEWTDPMQIKDFADEVRDRTGGIPIGYKLSAQHIEKDIDAALAVGVDYIILDGRGGGTGAAPILFRDNISVPTIPALARARRHLDTLGRGDISLVITGGLRKPVDFVKAMALGADAVAVSNAAMQAVGCIAMRACHTNNCPVGIATQKPHLVNRLVVEKSARQLANFFEASVELMQVMARACGHDHLSKFNADDLTTWKREMADLSGVRFGGLA from the coding sequence ATGACTCCTGTTTCTGTTGCTAAAATTTCCCAACTTCCTGACCGCAAACCACAATACGCCCTTGTCGGCGAGGTTGATTTGGTGGTGGTGAAATTCGACGACGAAATCTCTGTTTTTTATGGGAGATGCCTGCATCGCGGGGCGCTGATGTCGGATGGATTTGTTAGCGGCAAGAACCTGATGTGTGGTGTGCACTATTGGGACTACCGGTTGGACAGCGGCGTTAGCGAATATGCCAACGACGAGGCATTGCCAAAATTCAAGTCCTGGGCCGAGGGCGATGATCTGCTGGTCGATCAGGATGAGATTGCGGCCTGGGCGCTGGACAATCCGCAACCGTTCAACCGCGACGCTTATCTTGGGCTTTATGCCGACACTTCGCACGGGACAGAGGAAGAACCTTACACCGGGCTGATCCAGCAATATGCGCGTGATGGTCTGAAAAAGGTTGGTCATCACGGCAAGGTGGAAGCCATGGGTGTGCCGCGCGCCGAGCTGCCGGATTGGGACGACATCCAGATGCTGACAGCGCAATTGCACAAAGCGCCGTTGCTGGACGAAGACGACGTGGGAACCGAAGTTGTCATCGGCCCGAATGCGCAGAAGCCGCTTCGGCTGAAGATACCGCTGTTCGTTTCGGATATGTCTTTCGGCGCATTGTCGGAACCCGCCAAGGTGGCGCTGGCACGGGGTGCGGAACTGGCTGGAACCGGGATTTGCTCGGGTGAAGGCGGGATGCTGCCCGAGGAACAAGAGGCTAACAGCCGGTATTTCTATGAGTTGGCAAGTTCAAGGTTCGGATTTTCGTGGGACAAGCTGGACCGCGTTCAGGCGTTTCATTTCAAAGGCGGCCAAGGGGCCAAGACCGGCACGGGGGGCCACCTGCCGGGCAAGAAGGTGAAAGGTAAAATCGCTGAAGTTCGCGGTCTGGAACCGGGCCAAGACGCCATTTCGCCGCCGCGTTTCCCTGAATGGACCGATCCGATGCAGATCAAGGATTTTGCCGACGAGGTACGTGATCGTACCGGCGGCATTCCCATTGGCTACAAACTGTCCGCACAACATATCGAGAAGGATATCGATGCCGCTTTGGCCGTTGGTGTGGACTACATCATCCTTGATGGTCGCGGCGGCGGCACCGGGGCTGCGCCGATTTTATTCCGCGATAACATCAGTGTACCAACAATTCCGGCATTGGCGCGGGCGCGACGGCATCTGGATACTCTGGGGCGTGGTGATATCTCGCTTGTGATTACGGGTGGGCTTCGAAAGCCGGTCGATTTTGTAAAGGCTATGGCATTGGGAGCAGACGCCGTGGCGGTGTCCAATGCCGCGATGCAGGCCGTAGGATGCATCGCCATGCGGGCATGTCACACCAATAACTGTCCCGTCGGCATTGCGACGCAAAAGCCGCATCTGGTCAACCGGTTGGTGGTTGAGAAATCCGCGCGGCAGTTGGCGAATTTCTTTGAGGCGAGCGTAGAGCTAATGCAGGTCATGGCGCGCGCCTGCGGGCACGATCATCTGTCAAAGTTCAACGCCGATGATCTGACAACCTGGAAGCGCGAAATGGCGGATTTGTCAGGCGTGCGATTTGGTGGCTTGGCCTAA
- a CDS encoding choline dehydrogenase: protein MIFLHRVFLLPEGKSGLEADFIVIGAGSAGCVLANRLSADPTNKVILLEAGGRDWNPWIHIPVGYFKTIHNPSVDWCYVTEPDPGLNGRSIEWPRGKVLGGSSSLNGLLYVRGQPQDYDRWRQMGNTGWGWDEVLPLFKRAERNERGADDYHGDQGPLSVSNMRIQRPITDAWVAAAQSAGYKFNPDYNGADQEGVGFFQLTARNGRRCSSAVAYLNPVRGRENLQIVTHAQVDKIEIENGRATGVTYKDRSGKLQTISANREIILSGGAINSPQLLMVSGIGDGAELGEHGIEVKKELSGVGKNMQDHLQARLVYKCNEPTLNDEVSSLFGQARIALKYAMFRSGPMTMAASLATGFLKTREDMETPDIQFHVQPLSAENPGKGADKFSAFTMSVCQLRPESRGEIKLDSADPRQYPKIVPNYLSTETDCRTVVEGINIARRIAQHAPLTSKISEEFRPHANLDINDYEATLDWARNNTASIYHPTGTCKMGTGDDAVVDPRLRVHGIKGLRVADCSIMPEIVSGNTNAPAIMIGEKASDLVLGKS from the coding sequence ATGATCTTTCTGCATAGAGTTTTTTTATTGCCGGAAGGGAAAAGTGGGTTGGAAGCTGATTTCATAGTCATTGGTGCGGGTTCTGCAGGGTGTGTTTTGGCCAATCGCCTCAGCGCCGACCCGACGAACAAAGTGATCCTTCTTGAGGCAGGGGGGCGTGACTGGAACCCATGGATTCACATCCCCGTCGGGTATTTCAAAACCATCCACAATCCGTCCGTCGATTGGTGCTATGTCACCGAACCGGATCCTGGTTTGAATGGGCGGTCCATCGAATGGCCGCGCGGCAAAGTCCTGGGCGGATCGTCGTCCCTGAATGGCCTTCTTTATGTAAGGGGTCAGCCACAGGACTATGATCGCTGGCGCCAGATGGGAAATACCGGATGGGGCTGGGATGAAGTGCTCCCCCTTTTCAAACGTGCCGAGCGCAACGAGCGGGGTGCAGATGACTACCACGGCGATCAGGGGCCGTTGTCCGTCTCAAACATGCGTATCCAGCGACCTATAACTGACGCCTGGGTCGCAGCTGCGCAGTCTGCCGGCTATAAGTTCAATCCAGATTACAACGGCGCCGACCAGGAAGGTGTCGGGTTTTTCCAACTGACGGCGCGCAATGGTCGCCGGTGCAGTTCAGCGGTCGCCTACCTCAATCCAGTGCGCGGGCGCGAGAACCTGCAAATCGTCACCCACGCGCAAGTCGACAAAATTGAAATTGAAAATGGACGCGCAACGGGCGTCACCTACAAAGACCGCAGTGGAAAACTTCAAACGATATCGGCCAACCGTGAGATCATACTTTCGGGCGGGGCCATCAATTCGCCTCAGCTTCTTATGGTTTCTGGCATAGGCGATGGTGCCGAACTTGGAGAACACGGAATAGAAGTTAAGAAAGAGCTCTCCGGCGTCGGAAAAAACATGCAGGACCACCTGCAAGCCCGTTTGGTTTACAAATGCAACGAGCCGACGTTGAACGACGAAGTCAGCAGCCTGTTCGGTCAGGCCCGCATCGCTTTGAAGTATGCAATGTTCCGTTCTGGGCCCATGACCATGGCCGCAAGCCTCGCAACCGGCTTTCTGAAGACGCGCGAAGATATGGAAACGCCCGACATCCAGTTTCATGTCCAACCCCTGTCTGCCGAAAATCCCGGCAAAGGGGCCGACAAATTCTCGGCCTTCACAATGTCAGTGTGCCAATTGCGCCCGGAAAGCCGCGGCGAAATCAAGTTGGACTCAGCTGACCCGCGGCAGTATCCAAAAATCGTTCCAAACTACCTGTCCACCGAGACCGATTGCCGAACCGTTGTTGAAGGCATCAATATTGCGCGCCGCATCGCGCAGCACGCGCCACTTACGTCAAAGATTTCTGAAGAATTTCGACCCCACGCAAATCTGGACATAAACGACTACGAGGCAACATTGGACTGGGCGCGCAATAATACCGCCTCAATTTACCACCCGACCGGTACGTGTAAGATGGGCACCGGCGATGACGCGGTTGTTGATCCGCGACTTAGGGTGCATGGCATCAAAGGTTTAAGAGTGGCGGATTGTTCGATCATGCCAGAAATAGTGTCTGGCAATACAAATGCTCCGGCCATCATGATCGGCGAAAAGGCTTCTGATCTGGTGCTGGGTAAGTCCTGA
- a CDS encoding TRAP transporter substrate-binding protein DctP — translation MGISDRIGGVSRRDFFRVAGTYGLSSTLLAAGTFGGAMTVGNLARAAESTYEKRFAKEAKHTLKFGAAGFNPQNLLIERAGALEFARDLESRTDGEIRVDFIGNNQICGQVSCVEKTQQGIVDIYAASTQNSAGGAPYLNVLDYAYMFRNRADQYHFLYSPKSQALLREPYERRHGLKFLFSHAELRGIQLGLSWEDKPTVTSIEQLFGTKNRVTGTQLGRIAMTALNLNPVPVAWEETLDGLKQGLIDGAETWASAVAYANMSPVVSQSVHLNFFCGTEHTAMSASVFDELGGDLQDAVMESSYWAQTHVQAANEAALVKTVGLSDPQLPNTIFAKNNVRNAFLSDAEIKKAEEMCSPEFQPQLWEQWRERINGWQGGADTYQEIYDEVRTIPADTLPENVEPRRWWKA, via the coding sequence ATGGGAATATCTGATCGGATTGGCGGTGTATCGCGCCGGGATTTCTTTAGAGTAGCAGGGACTTACGGTCTAAGTTCGACGCTTTTGGCAGCTGGCACGTTCGGCGGGGCCATGACAGTGGGCAATTTGGCACGAGCAGCCGAATCAACCTACGAAAAGCGATTCGCTAAAGAGGCAAAGCACACACTGAAGTTTGGCGCTGCTGGATTTAACCCACAAAACCTGTTGATCGAGCGTGCGGGTGCATTGGAATTTGCGCGTGACCTCGAAAGCCGCACCGATGGCGAAATCCGCGTCGACTTTATCGGCAACAACCAAATCTGTGGCCAGGTGTCCTGCGTTGAGAAAACACAGCAAGGCATCGTTGATATCTATGCTGCATCGACTCAGAACTCTGCCGGTGGTGCACCATATCTGAACGTTCTGGACTATGCCTACATGTTCCGTAACCGGGCAGACCAGTATCACTTCCTGTATTCGCCAAAGTCACAAGCGCTTCTTCGTGAGCCTTACGAGCGTCGTCACGGCTTGAAGTTCTTGTTCAGCCACGCTGAACTTCGCGGCATCCAGTTAGGTCTGTCCTGGGAAGACAAGCCAACGGTGACATCCATTGAGCAGTTGTTTGGCACCAAGAACCGCGTAACAGGCACCCAACTTGGCCGTATCGCGATGACTGCGTTGAACCTGAACCCAGTTCCAGTTGCCTGGGAAGAAACACTTGATGGTCTGAAGCAAGGTCTGATTGATGGAGCTGAGACTTGGGCCTCGGCTGTGGCTTATGCCAACATGTCGCCAGTGGTTTCACAGTCGGTTCATCTGAACTTCTTCTGCGGCACCGAGCACACAGCAATGTCGGCTTCGGTATTTGATGAACTTGGTGGTGACTTGCAGGATGCCGTTATGGAATCCTCTTACTGGGCTCAAACCCACGTGCAAGCTGCTAACGAAGCCGCACTGGTCAAGACAGTTGGTCTTTCCGATCCACAACTTCCAAACACGATCTTTGCCAAGAACAATGTACGCAACGCGTTCTTGTCTGACGCCGAGATCAAGAAAGCGGAAGAGATGTGCTCGCCAGAGTTCCAACCACAGCTTTGGGAACAGTGGCGTGAGCGGATCAATGGCTGGCAGGGTGGCGCAGACACCTATCAGGAAATCTATGACGAAGTTCGCACCATCCCTGCGGACACATTGCCGGAGAACGTTGAACCACGTCGTTGGTGGAAAGCGTAA
- a CDS encoding TRAP transporter small permease subunit, which translates to MSIWADMQTIVTATLSGDINFSVVKAYRSDGAWFVLGPLTIIGAFLVHYIYKAVPWIDRNLEKSIVVYTYVIMAGIIFVGVIQRFVFSAQVPWSTTIPPLLFMIMAWYGCSFNVKLRTHLSFAEFRTKMSHRGQLACLMVDNVLWMVFAIIVVTTTARATVNTYDNFAIVLGTDNVMRWWFMVTMPICFIMLAGRVVGNAIEDIANYRNGGPMIKQAVIGGDV; encoded by the coding sequence ATGTCGATATGGGCAGACATGCAGACGATTGTTACGGCAACGCTGAGTGGTGATATCAATTTCAGTGTCGTGAAGGCCTATCGGTCGGACGGGGCGTGGTTCGTCTTAGGACCGCTGACTATCATTGGCGCGTTTCTTGTTCACTATATCTACAAGGCAGTACCTTGGATCGATCGCAATCTGGAGAAGTCGATCGTCGTTTATACCTATGTGATTATGGCAGGCATCATCTTTGTCGGCGTGATCCAGAGATTTGTTTTCTCAGCTCAGGTTCCATGGTCAACGACGATTCCGCCGCTCTTGTTCATGATTATGGCCTGGTATGGTTGTTCGTTTAACGTGAAGTTGCGCACCCATCTGAGCTTTGCCGAATTTCGCACAAAGATGAGCCACCGCGGGCAGCTAGCCTGTCTGATGGTCGACAATGTGCTTTGGATGGTTTTTGCCATCATTGTGGTCACGACAACAGCGCGTGCCACTGTGAATACCTACGACAACTTCGCCATCGTCCTTGGAACCGACAATGTTATGCGGTGGTGGTTCATGGTTACCATGCCGATCTGTTTCATCATGTTGGCAGGTCGCGTGGTTGGGAACGCCATCGAAGACATCGCAAATTATCGAAATGGCGGCCCGATGATCAAACAGGCTGTAATCGGGGGGGATGTATAA
- a CDS encoding TRAP transporter large permease subunit, whose amino-acid sequence MTDGTWITLISLAVTVLFMMGTPVLLIIFYWVVGCSFVLDLTLDNTGSELLNVFKDGFALMAMPLFILTGDLINKSGIAKRLSDFAYACLGWIRGGLAMAAIGACGLFAAISGSNSATTATIGSMLHPEMVKGGYDERFSAATAAAGGTVGIIIPPSIIFIVYGFLMNLPISDLFIAGIIPGTLMVLAMMIACFVVCSINGWGYIIKLSLSRVIKTGVGAWLGFFAIGLVLWGIYTGKFSPTEAAGVTVGFCIIVGMLSYPANKIMGTSADTPIEEKSLSSMVVVEGFKLTEIPSIVVRSAQISGILAPLIAVSVVMQQILSLLGAQEVIGSFVTGMGGYYPVLFTAMAMVFVAGMILESLPVTIILAPILAPIAVSVGVDPVHFSVIFLVGASIGFITPPYGLNLYVASGVTGVPYFRLLRYSTIYLVSLLAVWIFVALTPEMALALLPNR is encoded by the coding sequence ATGACCGACGGAACCTGGATTACACTTATCTCTTTGGCCGTTACCGTCTTGTTCATGATGGGCACGCCAGTTTTGCTGATCATCTTTTACTGGGTTGTAGGGTGCAGCTTTGTGCTGGATCTGACGCTGGACAACACTGGCTCTGAGCTTTTGAACGTCTTTAAAGATGGCTTTGCCCTGATGGCGATGCCGTTGTTTATTCTGACCGGCGACCTGATCAATAAGTCGGGCATCGCGAAACGATTATCTGATTTTGCCTATGCCTGTTTGGGCTGGATACGGGGCGGTCTTGCGATGGCGGCAATTGGCGCTTGCGGATTGTTTGCAGCGATCTCGGGGTCCAACTCGGCAACCACTGCAACGATTGGGTCAATGTTGCACCCTGAAATGGTCAAAGGCGGCTATGACGAGCGCTTTTCGGCGGCAACCGCTGCCGCTGGCGGCACGGTTGGGATCATCATTCCACCGTCGATTATCTTCATCGTCTATGGCTTCTTGATGAATCTGCCGATTTCGGACTTGTTCATTGCGGGCATCATACCTGGCACACTGATGGTCTTGGCCATGATGATCGCCTGCTTCGTCGTATGTTCGATTAACGGCTGGGGCTACATCATCAAACTATCGCTGAGCCGCGTTATTAAGACTGGCGTCGGTGCCTGGCTTGGTTTCTTTGCCATCGGGTTGGTTCTATGGGGAATTTACACTGGTAAATTCTCTCCGACCGAGGCGGCAGGTGTGACGGTTGGCTTCTGTATTATCGTTGGAATGCTGAGCTATCCCGCCAACAAGATTATGGGCACGAGCGCCGATACTCCAATTGAAGAAAAATCACTGTCTTCGATGGTTGTAGTTGAAGGTTTCAAGCTGACCGAAATCCCTTCGATTGTTGTTCGGTCCGCGCAAATTTCGGGCATTCTGGCGCCGTTGATTGCGGTATCGGTCGTGATGCAGCAAATCTTATCTTTGCTGGGTGCACAGGAAGTGATCGGCAGCTTTGTAACGGGAATGGGTGGGTACTATCCTGTTCTGTTTACTGCCATGGCTATGGTTTTTGTCGCCGGCATGATTTTGGAATCACTACCGGTAACAATCATTCTGGCCCCAATTCTTGCGCCGATTGCAGTGAGTGTTGGTGTTGATCCGGTCCACTTCTCGGTCATATTCCTGGTCGGAGCATCGATTGGTTTCATCACGCCACCCTATGGATTGAACCTTTATGTCGCATCTGGCGTAACCGGGGTGCCTTATTTCCGTCTGTTGCGGTATTCGACGATCTATCTTGTGTCGCTACTTGCGGTTTGGATCTTTGTGGCCCTGACCCCCGAAATGGCACTGGCTTTGCTGCCGAACAGATAA
- a CDS encoding helix-turn-helix domain-containing protein, with the protein MPDDNVHHEIGQIPTNLRLVRLVEVVAQSGVPMSPAALSDALGLPKPTMHRLLNTAEAEELLQRHIDGKSFGPGRRLRRIATNTLSSERMRTDRMAILRAVASDVGETCNIAVPNREGMIYLERVETHWPLRIQLPIGTQVPFHCTASGKMYLSALRRDKLDRTLKALPLTRHTKRSLVRVKDLSEELQNTSERSYATDNEEFMDGMAAIAVPILDDQNRLLSTLSIHAPIQRHDISSLVQYLKRLREAADELAALAVD; encoded by the coding sequence ATGCCGGACGACAACGTGCATCACGAGATTGGGCAAATCCCCACTAACCTGAGACTGGTTCGTCTTGTGGAAGTGGTGGCCCAGTCCGGGGTGCCGATGTCGCCAGCGGCACTAAGTGATGCCTTGGGTCTACCAAAGCCAACAATGCACCGGCTGTTGAATACTGCCGAGGCAGAGGAGTTGTTGCAACGGCATATTGACGGCAAAAGTTTCGGACCCGGACGGAGACTTCGGCGCATCGCCACCAATACGCTGTCTTCAGAACGAATGCGTACAGATCGGATGGCAATTCTGCGCGCGGTTGCGTCAGATGTGGGAGAAACCTGTAATATCGCCGTACCAAACCGCGAGGGGATGATCTATCTTGAGCGTGTGGAAACCCACTGGCCATTGCGCATTCAATTACCAATCGGCACACAGGTGCCTTTCCACTGCACGGCAAGTGGGAAGATGTATTTGTCCGCCCTGCGGCGAGACAAGTTGGATCGAACGCTGAAAGCTTTACCGTTAACGCGACACACGAAACGCTCGTTGGTGCGAGTGAAAGACCTGTCCGAGGAGTTGCAAAATACGAGCGAACGGAGTTACGCAACCGATAATGAAGAGTTCATGGACGGGATGGCAGCAATTGCGGTTCCAATCCTAGACGATCAAAATCGGCTTTTGTCGACGCTTTCAATTCACGCACCTATTCAACGACATGACATCAGTAGCCTCGTTCAGTATCTGAAGCGCCTTCGCGAAGCTGCCGATGAACTGGCCGCACTTGCCGTCGATTGA